A single window of Synechococcus sp. CBW1004 DNA harbors:
- a CDS encoding AAA family ATPase — MQPSPEPVARPEDQQDGIQEIHVAGFCSLKEVCLEPGRLTVLIGPNGAGKSNLLQALRLIPLLRTRSLQRYVADHGFASALLHYGPKATDAVELGVVIRDLGVTYRYEACLAFAPGDTLYFQSETAERINPDGTGSFSQLGSGHRESRLQDSFDPDDSPDRQALVALNAWLGRMTFYHFHDTSAQSKLRTHARREDDRYPRSDGSNLAAYLLRLKESDDSADQKAWQRINRHCRHIAPAIKQLDPVAVNGSVRLDWIDDRDERFGCHQFSDGTLRALALITVLSQPSERLPRLISIDEPELGLHPSAIALITELCRSISRHTQIVLSTQSTELLDYFNPDEVVVVERQHGETKLTRLSSEALQTWLEDYSLSELYDKGVIGGKP; from the coding sequence ATGCAGCCATCGCCTGAGCCGGTCGCACGTCCTGAAGACCAGCAGGACGGCATCCAGGAGATCCATGTTGCCGGCTTCTGTTCCCTCAAGGAGGTTTGCCTTGAGCCTGGCAGGCTCACCGTGCTGATCGGCCCGAACGGTGCCGGCAAATCCAATCTCCTCCAGGCCTTGCGCCTGATCCCCTTACTGCGGACTCGCTCCCTGCAGCGCTACGTGGCTGATCACGGTTTCGCGTCCGCTCTGTTGCATTACGGCCCCAAAGCGACGGATGCTGTCGAGCTTGGTGTGGTGATTCGGGATCTGGGTGTGACCTACCGCTACGAGGCTTGTCTGGCTTTTGCGCCGGGCGACACGCTCTACTTTCAATCGGAAACCGCGGAACGCATCAATCCTGATGGGACTGGCTCATTCAGTCAGCTCGGCTCAGGTCATCGTGAGTCACGACTTCAGGATTCTTTCGATCCTGATGATTCCCCCGACCGCCAGGCTCTAGTGGCCCTGAATGCCTGGCTGGGCCGGATGACCTTCTACCACTTCCACGACACCTCGGCCCAATCCAAGCTGCGCACGCATGCGCGTCGAGAGGACGATCGTTATCCTCGTTCTGACGGCTCCAATCTCGCGGCCTACCTGCTCCGCCTGAAGGAGAGCGACGACAGCGCCGATCAGAAGGCCTGGCAGCGGATCAACCGTCACTGCCGCCACATCGCCCCAGCCATCAAGCAGCTGGATCCTGTGGCGGTCAATGGCAGTGTGCGGCTCGACTGGATCGATGATCGCGACGAACGCTTCGGTTGCCACCAGTTCTCTGATGGCACACTGCGGGCACTGGCGCTGATCACGGTGCTTTCGCAGCCCAGCGAACGCTTGCCCAGGCTGATCAGCATCGACGAGCCCGAGCTTGGTCTGCATCCCTCCGCCATTGCCTTGATCACCGAGCTCTGCCGCTCGATCTCACGCCATACCCAGATTGTTCTCTCCACACAGTCCACGGAGCTGCTGGATTACTTCAACCCCGATGAGGTGGTGGTGGTGGAGCGGCAGCACGGTGAAACAAAGCTGACAAGGCTGAGCAGTGAAGCCCTGCAGACCTGGCTGGAGGACTACAGCCTCAGCGAGCTTTACGACAAGGGCGTGATCGGAGGCAAGCCTTGA
- a CDS encoding DUF4276 family protein — translation MADPVRRLIVAVEGSTEDNFVRRILQPHLWSYGIAVSSTIVGKAKAAARGNKGKGARGGGCYSDWERDIRNCLKDNPSGDFRLTTLFDLYGLPDDFPGRDRIASDRSQADRCDRLEQVMGKRIDDWRFIPYLQLHEFEALVMACLPDLETIYDAPDQLAGLARLQAEVASLQPEEINNSKETSPSHRLERLIPDYRKKLHGPDAIEKAGLAHVRSRCPRFDNWLTGLEMKMF, via the coding sequence ATGGCCGATCCGGTCAGGCGATTGATTGTGGCCGTGGAGGGCTCTACAGAGGACAACTTCGTGCGACGGATTCTGCAGCCCCATCTGTGGAGCTATGGGATTGCTGTCTCGTCCACGATTGTTGGCAAAGCCAAGGCAGCTGCAAGAGGCAACAAGGGGAAGGGTGCTCGTGGTGGCGGTTGCTATTCCGACTGGGAAAGAGACATCCGCAACTGCCTGAAGGACAACCCATCGGGTGACTTCAGGCTGACAACCCTGTTCGACCTCTATGGGCTGCCTGATGACTTTCCAGGGCGCGATCGTATCGCCTCAGATCGCAGCCAGGCTGATCGCTGCGATCGCCTGGAACAGGTCATGGGAAAGAGGATCGATGACTGGCGATTCATCCCCTATCTGCAACTGCATGAGTTCGAGGCCCTGGTGATGGCCTGTCTTCCTGATCTCGAAACGATCTACGACGCTCCAGATCAACTGGCTGGGCTCGCCCGCCTTCAGGCTGAGGTGGCTTCACTGCAGCCTGAAGAGATCAATAATTCCAAGGAAACATCGCCCAGCCATAGGTTGGAGCGGCTGATTCCTGACTACCGCAAAAAGTTGCATGGGCCTGATGCGATCGAGAAGGCTGGCTTGGCCCATGTGCGAAGCCGTTGCCCTCGCTTTGACAACTGGCTGACTGGCTTGGAGATGAAGATGTTCTGA
- a CDS encoding type II toxin-antitoxin system HipA family toxin, translating to MPSDLECYVYVVLPGSTAFVTAGRFSQSSDRQGQPVGTFVYGRRYRERQDAVELDPVQLRLRQGPFETARLGGFFGALRDALPDHWGRRVIARHGGLGEPSDFDLLLLGPDDRCGAVGFGRGVDPPAPQRRFHRTLDLERIKQAADAILREEPLQAGSALEQVEELIGQAGTSMGGARPKTTVEADNALWLAKFPAPSDTWNQPRVEHGLLLLARRCGLQVAESRLTRVGDADVLLVKRFDRDWSETGYRRHRMVSAVTLLQADDSATDRGRWSYLLLADELRRVSAQPAADLRELFGRICFNAAVSNIDDHPRNHALLARSTSWQLSPAYDLTPAPLQAETRRDLAMGCGLVDRSPSRWANRRAILAGAGRFLLKPAEAEAIATRICNTVASSWEATLREASVSPADCQRLSRAFLYPGLELDPEMVD from the coding sequence ATGCCATCGGATCTCGAGTGCTACGTCTACGTGGTCCTGCCGGGCAGCACGGCGTTCGTCACGGCGGGCCGGTTTTCGCAGAGCAGTGATCGGCAAGGCCAACCGGTGGGCACGTTCGTCTATGGCCGCCGCTACCGGGAGCGGCAGGACGCGGTGGAGCTCGATCCGGTGCAGCTGAGGCTGCGCCAGGGCCCCTTCGAGACAGCCCGCCTGGGTGGCTTCTTCGGGGCCCTGCGCGATGCCTTGCCGGATCACTGGGGACGCCGGGTGATCGCTCGCCATGGCGGCCTGGGGGAGCCCAGCGATTTCGATCTGCTGCTGCTCGGACCGGACGATCGCTGCGGTGCGGTGGGCTTTGGCCGCGGCGTTGATCCACCGGCGCCGCAGCGCCGCTTCCATCGCACCCTCGATCTGGAGCGCATCAAGCAGGCGGCTGATGCGATCCTCCGCGAGGAACCCCTCCAAGCAGGCTCAGCCCTGGAGCAGGTGGAGGAGCTGATTGGCCAGGCCGGCACGTCGATGGGCGGCGCCCGCCCCAAGACCACCGTGGAGGCCGACAACGCCCTCTGGCTGGCCAAGTTCCCAGCGCCTTCCGACACCTGGAACCAACCGCGCGTGGAGCACGGCCTGCTGTTGCTGGCCCGCCGCTGCGGGCTGCAGGTGGCCGAAAGCCGCCTCACCAGAGTGGGCGATGCCGATGTGCTGCTGGTCAAACGCTTTGACCGCGACTGGAGCGAGACGGGATACCGGCGCCATCGCATGGTCAGCGCCGTCACCCTGCTGCAGGCGGATGACAGTGCCACCGATCGCGGCAGGTGGTCGTATCTGCTGCTGGCCGATGAGCTGCGACGCGTCAGTGCTCAGCCGGCGGCGGATCTGCGGGAGCTGTTCGGCCGGATCTGCTTCAACGCCGCGGTCTCGAACATCGACGACCACCCCCGCAACCATGCGCTGCTGGCCAGGTCAACAAGCTGGCAGCTCAGCCCCGCCTACGACCTCACCCCCGCACCGCTGCAAGCCGAGACCCGCCGCGACCTGGCCATGGGCTGCGGCCTGGTGGACCGCAGCCCCAGCCGCTGGGCCAATCGCCGGGCGATCCTGGCCGGGGCCGGTCGCTTTCTGCTCAAGCCGGCGGAAGCCGAAGCGATCGCCACGCGGATCTGCAACACCGTGGCCAGCAGCTGGGAAGCCACCCTGCGCGAAGCTTCGGTGAGCCCCGCCGACTGCCAGCGGCTCAGCCGCGCCTTCCTCTACCCAGGGCTGGAGCTGGATCCGGAGATGGTGGACTGA
- a CDS encoding helix-turn-helix domain-containing protein, which produces MAQLSPIVQHPPAALEQALQRLGRNIRTARLRRRWRLEDVAERMGVSRFTVADVERGKPGTSIAAYLGALWVLGLLDQLEAVADPDRDAEGKALEAARQPGQAPRRQRFDDDF; this is translated from the coding sequence TTGGCCCAGCTCAGTCCCATCGTCCAGCACCCCCCGGCGGCCCTGGAGCAGGCTCTGCAGCGGCTGGGGCGCAACATCCGTACCGCCCGGCTGCGGCGCCGCTGGCGCCTGGAGGACGTGGCCGAGCGGATGGGCGTGAGCCGCTTCACCGTGGCTGATGTGGAGCGTGGCAAGCCCGGCACCTCCATCGCCGCCTACCTCGGAGCCCTCTGGGTGCTGGGGCTGCTCGATCAGCTGGAGGCGGTGGCCGATCCTGACCGGGATGCAGAAGGCAAGGCACTGGAGGCCGCCCGCCAGCCCGGCCAGGCCCCTCGCCGTCAACGCTTCGACGACGACTTCTGA
- a CDS encoding DUF6880 family protein: MPRSSSLNAQVLIALGPERLAELLLELAGSDPAIKRRIRLAVAQATSPQEAAAQVRQRLATIGRSQGFLEREKRWAVLQELGLQLEAITGPIAQAEPLAARELLWQFLELGNNVLGRCDDSSGLMGDLFRQAMGELGRITEAAQPNPATLAEAVFEAFCDNGYGVFDGVIQQVKQALGPEGLQLLKRRFEQLAEQPVPVPPRQEWQQVGWGSGGPTYAHEREESSRQWTVKLGLQEVATAMGDIDAYIAQYTPEQQGYPRIATGIARRLLAVGRPEDALAFLTRATPDRSRWPEMEWEETHIETLEALKRQDEAQAARWGLFARCLRSDVLRDYLDRLPAFEDGPAEQQAIEQALAHPSVDQALSFLISWPSSLARASELLLNRRSQLDGDHYTLLDAAAQKLSQAHPLAATIALRSMVDFTLSNARSSRYGHAARHLQSCERLSHRISDWGEIPGHDAYIAAIRRDHARKSGFWKRMQELGMAQAG; encoded by the coding sequence GTGCCCCGTTCATCGAGCCTGAATGCTCAGGTGCTGATCGCCCTGGGCCCCGAGCGCCTGGCAGAGCTGCTGCTGGAGCTGGCAGGCAGCGACCCAGCGATCAAGCGGCGGATCCGCCTGGCCGTAGCCCAGGCCACCAGTCCCCAGGAGGCCGCCGCGCAGGTACGCCAGCGCCTGGCCACCATCGGGCGGTCGCAGGGCTTCCTGGAGCGTGAGAAACGCTGGGCGGTACTGCAGGAGCTGGGCCTGCAGCTGGAGGCGATCACTGGCCCCATCGCCCAGGCCGAGCCTTTGGCGGCCCGGGAGCTGCTGTGGCAGTTCCTGGAGCTGGGCAACAACGTGCTGGGCCGCTGCGATGACAGCAGTGGCCTGATGGGTGATCTGTTCCGCCAGGCGATGGGCGAGCTGGGCCGGATCACCGAGGCGGCGCAGCCCAACCCCGCCACGTTGGCGGAGGCGGTGTTCGAGGCCTTCTGTGACAACGGCTATGGGGTGTTCGACGGGGTGATCCAGCAGGTGAAGCAGGCCCTGGGCCCCGAGGGACTGCAGCTGCTCAAGCGTCGTTTCGAGCAGCTGGCGGAGCAACCGGTTCCCGTCCCGCCGCGGCAGGAGTGGCAGCAGGTGGGCTGGGGCTCCGGCGGCCCCACCTACGCCCATGAGCGTGAGGAAAGCTCGCGGCAGTGGACCGTGAAGCTGGGGCTTCAGGAGGTGGCCACGGCGATGGGCGACATCGATGCCTACATCGCCCAGTACACGCCAGAACAGCAGGGCTATCCCCGCATTGCCACCGGCATCGCCCGGCGCCTGCTGGCGGTTGGCAGACCAGAAGACGCGCTGGCATTCCTCACCCGAGCCACGCCGGATCGTTCCCGCTGGCCGGAGATGGAGTGGGAGGAGACCCACATCGAAACGCTGGAGGCCCTGAAGCGGCAGGACGAGGCTCAGGCCGCCCGTTGGGGCTTGTTTGCGCGCTGCCTTCGCAGTGACGTGCTGCGGGATTACCTCGATCGCCTGCCGGCCTTTGAGGATGGGCCTGCGGAGCAGCAGGCGATCGAGCAGGCCCTCGCCCACCCCTCGGTGGATCAGGCACTGAGCTTCCTGATCAGCTGGCCCTCGTCCCTCGCTCGCGCGTCGGAGCTCCTGCTGAACCGCCGCAGCCAGCTCGATGGCGACCACTACACCCTTCTGGATGCCGCCGCCCAAAAGCTGAGTCAGGCCCACCCCCTCGCGGCCACCATCGCCCTGCGATCCATGGTCGACTTCACCTTGAGCAACGCGCGCTCCAGCCGCTACGGCCATGCGGCCCGCCATCTGCAGAGTTGTGAGCGCCTTAGCCACCGCATCTCCGACTGGGGGGAGATCCCGGGCCACGACGCCTACATCGCGGCGATCCGCCGCGATCACGCCCGCAAGAGCGGCTTCTGGAAGCGGATGCAGGAGCTGGGGATGGCTCAGGCAGGCTGA
- a CDS encoding DEAD/DEAH box helicase, whose amino-acid sequence MEEGLLHPECSRIFRWGKEPASQDCDDGVELRLHRHQREAIVIARAGGSLVVISGTGSGKSLGYMIPIINRVLEERERGDQSKRIRAIVIYPMNALCNSQIEELQKYLGWGYPEGPRVTFARYTGQESEEEREKIKNDPPDILLTNYVMLEYILTRQDPLDQKVISDAQGLEFLVLDELHTYRGRQGADVALLVRRVRQRLNADLICIGTSATMASEGTAAERNGTVAQVASKLFGTEIPVENIVTETPERLTVGDLPSAAELSSALDADYSPDATADWTADDLRQHPLARWVELRLGLEGEDGRTDGKWVRCRPRTLQDAALELATASGRLADDAAPTSDKACQARDAVLPNLRQFLLAAYQVEVGPNRRFFAFRLHQFVSAGGDVHASLEAPGRRYLTLKGQKYQPNAGRQALLYPVVFCRSCGQEFHPVWAQLHNRRPERFEPREFSDESCLRERDVVNGYVMPDAETAYEAEDLEKARFPDGWLETSKSGELGVKKTFRDYVPVPCRLGADGTSTNDGLPAWFLKGSFRFCPSCGAEHNPAASEFSKLCGLNSEGRSSATTTLSLAVLRQLLSFPDDEIPDNARKLLAFSDNRQDASLQAGHFNDFVRVLQLRSGLVAALRARPERELSLETLALDTEKALRLRADDFIATKGVKPNVEAERRRALRGVLEYRLLVDLRKGWRLTNPNLEQLRLLEIDYAELVNCAEDQADWQQRHPLLAQASSEERFLILHRLLEELRERLAIDCDALGLEEFERRRKACFDLEEVWAIRADEQPELARTVLMNPVTSEQRLQRLEGLSLRGAFGRWLKARERWLSVEELHRGLKWKDDLYQEITGHLLAMLTAWGLVKPKEVRVGKRKSEVLQGWRLNSSALRWTLVDPDAAPQDSYAERLLLQQESSGRRGPVNNYFRSLYEDLASLIADPEQAEGRPFVQTLEAREHTAQVDAGVREQREKQFREARLRLLYCSPTMELGVDISSLNTVYMRNVPPTPANYAQRSGRAGRSGQPALVLSYCGATSPHDQYFFSDPTRMVAGAVSAPTLELANEELLKAHFRALWLAATRQRLPGKVKELVDLATEGRPLVADLRDSLASDDACRSAQADGQAIVDDLLENHWLGSTPPPWLTGSWLDSLIRGAAIDFDAALRRWRELLEAVDSQFAQAQKDLANHALSERERQAADQRQRAARLQQQLLLADKPGSSNNNDFSTYRYLASQGFMPGYNFPRLPLMAYIPGTREQVGGGTFITRPRFVGISEFGPHSLIYHEGNTYKVRGAILGLQDNAVASGTATLATQDALLCGACGHAHVGASTELELCRHCGAPLKEQPEGKAVRVPRLYQIEQVNTRRAERITSDDEERQRLGYELLTTYEFPQENGVVKVARAQVSSGGQPLLELSYAPATQISRINLGWRRRENRSDMGFPIHPITGRWGGEKQLAAGTGSDGDGAKGEGDDDSAEVGYVKITPFVQDRKNALLLQFANNWEPLQLLSLKNALKRGIEVAFQLDGSEIAAELMPNDEEANALLLYESAEGGAGVLSRLVESPTALRQLGRTALEVCHWKLSDPLPTSETALEDADPECEAGCYRCLLGYHNQREHDRIDRRLPELKQFLLDLVRGELVGQGGSDSRSERLERLRGLCQSGLERLWLDTAFRLGHYLPDDAQKEVSGHFVTPDFTYREAGVVVFIDGPHHDQPLQQRLDQQKRQALKDAGIRVVVFDQHSEEWPEVFREHAWLFGEGKATSPRSSAAERTPPSSGDGGTAQNIGDAFDAVFAQHQQLFGKEPQP is encoded by the coding sequence GTGGAGGAAGGCCTGCTGCATCCGGAGTGCAGCCGCATCTTCCGCTGGGGCAAGGAACCGGCCAGCCAGGACTGTGACGACGGGGTGGAGCTGCGGTTGCACCGCCACCAACGGGAAGCGATCGTCATAGCGCGCGCCGGCGGCAGCCTGGTGGTGATCTCCGGCACGGGCTCCGGCAAGTCGCTGGGTTACATGATCCCGATCATCAATCGGGTGCTGGAAGAACGGGAACGAGGCGACCAAAGCAAACGGATCCGGGCGATTGTCATCTACCCGATGAACGCCCTCTGCAATAGCCAGATTGAAGAACTGCAGAAATATCTGGGTTGGGGCTATCCCGAGGGGCCTCGCGTCACTTTTGCGCGCTACACAGGTCAGGAGAGTGAGGAAGAACGCGAGAAGATCAAGAACGATCCCCCCGATATCCTGCTCACGAACTACGTGATGCTGGAGTACATCCTCACCCGCCAGGATCCGCTCGATCAGAAGGTGATCAGCGATGCCCAGGGTCTGGAGTTCCTGGTCCTCGATGAGCTGCACACCTATCGAGGACGGCAAGGTGCTGATGTGGCGTTGCTCGTGCGCCGTGTTCGGCAGCGGCTGAATGCCGATCTGATCTGCATCGGTACCTCCGCCACGATGGCATCTGAGGGCACTGCCGCCGAGCGCAACGGCACGGTGGCGCAGGTGGCTAGCAAGTTGTTCGGCACCGAGATCCCGGTGGAAAACATCGTCACCGAGACGCCGGAGCGCCTCACGGTGGGCGATCTCCCCTCGGCAGCAGAACTCAGCTCTGCCCTGGATGCCGACTATTCACCCGATGCCACCGCGGATTGGACAGCAGACGATCTCCGGCAGCATCCTCTGGCCCGGTGGGTGGAGCTGCGGCTGGGTCTGGAGGGTGAGGATGGCCGCACTGATGGCAAGTGGGTACGCTGCCGGCCCCGAACCCTTCAGGATGCGGCCCTCGAGCTCGCCACAGCCAGTGGTCGTCTCGCGGACGATGCCGCCCCCACTTCCGACAAAGCATGTCAGGCCAGGGATGCGGTACTCCCCAACCTGCGGCAGTTCCTGCTGGCGGCTTACCAGGTGGAGGTTGGTCCAAACCGGCGATTCTTTGCTTTCCGCCTGCACCAATTCGTCTCGGCCGGTGGTGATGTGCACGCCAGCCTGGAAGCGCCGGGGCGCCGCTACCTGACGCTCAAGGGCCAAAAGTACCAACCGAATGCCGGCCGCCAGGCCCTGCTATACCCGGTGGTGTTCTGCCGCAGCTGCGGGCAGGAGTTCCATCCTGTCTGGGCCCAGCTGCACAACCGCCGGCCGGAACGGTTTGAGCCGCGGGAGTTCTCCGATGAATCGTGCCTGCGGGAACGGGATGTGGTTAATGGTTACGTCATGCCCGATGCAGAGACTGCATACGAGGCAGAGGATCTGGAAAAGGCCCGCTTCCCTGACGGATGGCTTGAGACCAGCAAAAGTGGAGAACTCGGGGTCAAGAAGACTTTCCGGGATTATGTACCAGTGCCTTGCCGGCTGGGAGCTGATGGCACCTCAACCAATGATGGACTTCCGGCCTGGTTCCTTAAGGGCAGTTTCCGCTTCTGTCCCAGCTGTGGAGCAGAGCACAATCCTGCTGCCAGTGAGTTCAGCAAACTCTGCGGCCTGAATTCGGAGGGACGCAGTTCGGCCACCACCACTTTGAGCTTGGCGGTGCTGCGTCAGCTGCTCAGCTTCCCGGATGATGAAATCCCAGACAACGCCCGCAAGCTGCTGGCGTTCAGCGACAACCGCCAGGACGCCTCGCTGCAGGCGGGGCATTTCAACGACTTCGTGCGGGTGCTGCAGCTGCGCTCAGGCCTGGTGGCAGCTCTACGGGCCAGGCCGGAGCGGGAGCTGAGCCTGGAGACCCTGGCGCTCGACACCGAGAAGGCCCTGCGCCTGCGCGCCGATGACTTCATCGCCACCAAGGGCGTCAAGCCCAACGTGGAGGCCGAGCGGCGGCGTGCCCTGCGCGGAGTGCTGGAGTACCGGCTGCTGGTGGATCTGCGCAAGGGCTGGCGGCTCACCAATCCCAACCTCGAGCAGCTGCGGCTGCTGGAGATCGACTACGCCGAGCTGGTCAACTGCGCCGAGGACCAGGCTGACTGGCAGCAGCGTCATCCCCTACTCGCCCAGGCGAGTAGTGAGGAGCGATTCTTGATCCTGCATCGCCTGCTGGAGGAGCTGCGCGAGCGGCTCGCGATCGACTGCGACGCCCTCGGCCTTGAGGAGTTCGAGCGTCGCCGCAAGGCCTGCTTCGATCTGGAGGAGGTGTGGGCGATCCGGGCGGATGAACAGCCGGAGCTGGCCCGCACCGTGCTGATGAACCCGGTCACCTCGGAGCAGCGGTTGCAGCGGCTGGAGGGTTTGTCGCTGCGTGGTGCGTTCGGGCGCTGGCTCAAGGCACGGGAACGCTGGCTGTCGGTGGAGGAACTGCACCGCGGCCTGAAGTGGAAGGACGACCTCTATCAGGAGATCACCGGCCACCTACTGGCGATGCTCACGGCCTGGGGCCTGGTCAAGCCCAAAGAGGTGAGGGTCGGCAAGCGCAAGAGCGAAGTGCTGCAGGGCTGGCGGCTGAACAGTTCGGCACTGCGCTGGACGCTGGTGGATCCTGATGCTGCCCCGCAGGACAGCTACGCCGAACGACTGTTGCTGCAGCAGGAGAGCAGCGGCCGGCGTGGACCGGTGAACAACTATTTCCGCAGCCTCTACGAGGATCTGGCCTCGCTGATCGCTGATCCGGAGCAGGCGGAAGGAAGGCCGTTCGTGCAGACCCTGGAGGCGCGGGAGCACACCGCCCAGGTGGATGCCGGGGTTCGGGAGCAGCGAGAGAAGCAGTTCCGCGAGGCCCGCCTGCGGCTGCTCTACTGCTCGCCAACGATGGAGCTGGGCGTTGACATCTCCTCGCTCAACACCGTCTACATGCGCAACGTGCCGCCGACACCGGCGAACTACGCCCAGCGCAGCGGCCGGGCCGGGCGCAGCGGCCAGCCGGCACTGGTGCTCAGCTACTGCGGCGCCACCTCACCGCACGACCAGTACTTCTTCTCCGATCCCACCCGCATGGTGGCCGGCGCCGTGAGTGCCCCGACGCTGGAGCTGGCCAACGAAGAGCTGCTCAAGGCCCATTTCCGGGCGCTCTGGCTGGCTGCCACCAGGCAGCGACTGCCGGGCAAGGTGAAGGAACTGGTGGATCTGGCTACCGAGGGCAGGCCGCTGGTGGCGGATCTGCGCGATTCTCTGGCCAGCGATGACGCCTGCCGCAGCGCCCAGGCCGATGGCCAGGCGATCGTCGACGACCTGCTGGAGAACCACTGGCTGGGCAGCACCCCGCCGCCCTGGCTCACGGGCAGCTGGTTGGACTCCCTGATCCGAGGGGCAGCCATCGATTTCGATGCGGCCCTGCGGCGTTGGCGGGAGCTGCTGGAGGCGGTCGACAGCCAGTTCGCCCAGGCCCAGAAGGATCTGGCCAACCATGCGCTGAGCGAGCGGGAACGGCAGGCGGCCGATCAACGCCAGCGGGCGGCCCGGCTGCAGCAGCAGCTGCTGTTGGCCGACAAGCCGGGCAGCAGCAACAACAACGACTTCAGCACCTACCGCTATCTGGCCAGCCAGGGCTTCATGCCCGGCTACAACTTCCCGCGCCTGCCGCTGATGGCCTACATCCCCGGCACGCGCGAGCAGGTGGGAGGCGGCACCTTCATCACCCGCCCCCGTTTCGTGGGCATCAGCGAGTTCGGCCCCCATTCGCTGATTTATCACGAGGGCAACACCTACAAGGTGCGCGGCGCCATCCTCGGCCTGCAGGACAACGCCGTGGCCAGCGGCACGGCCACCCTGGCCACCCAGGACGCCCTGCTCTGCGGCGCCTGCGGCCATGCCCATGTCGGTGCTTCCACGGAACTGGAACTCTGCCGACACTGCGGAGCACCGCTCAAGGAGCAACCGGAAGGCAAGGCGGTGCGGGTGCCCCGGCTCTATCAGATCGAGCAGGTCAACACCCGCCGCGCCGAGCGGATCACCTCTGACGACGAGGAACGCCAACGGCTCGGCTACGAGCTGCTCACCACCTATGAGTTCCCGCAGGAGAACGGCGTGGTGAAGGTCGCGCGGGCCCAGGTGAGCAGCGGCGGCCAGCCGCTGCTGGAGCTCAGCTACGCCCCTGCCACCCAGATCAGCCGCATCAACCTCGGCTGGCGGCGGCGCGAGAACCGCAGCGACATGGGCTTTCCGATCCACCCGATCACCGGCCGCTGGGGCGGCGAAAAACAGCTGGCCGCCGGCACCGGCTCCGACGGCGATGGCGCCAAGGGCGAAGGTGACGACGACAGCGCCGAAGTGGGCTACGTCAAGATCACACCCTTCGTGCAAGACCGCAAGAACGCCCTGCTGCTCCAGTTCGCCAACAACTGGGAGCCCCTGCAGCTGCTCAGTCTCAAGAACGCACTCAAGCGCGGTATTGAGGTGGCCTTCCAGCTCGACGGCAGCGAGATCGCCGCTGAGCTGATGCCCAACGACGAGGAAGCCAACGCCCTGTTGCTCTATGAGAGCGCCGAGGGTGGCGCGGGCGTGCTCAGCCGCCTTGTGGAGAGCCCAACGGCACTGCGGCAGCTGGGGCGCACGGCGCTGGAGGTCTGCCACTGGAAATTGAGCGATCCTCTGCCGACATCCGAGACAGCCCTGGAGGATGCCGATCCCGAATGCGAAGCCGGCTGCTACCGCTGCCTGCTCGGATATCACAACCAGCGCGAACACGACCGCATCGATCGCCGGCTCCCAGAGCTCAAGCAGTTCCTGCTCGATCTTGTACGCGGCGAGCTGGTGGGCCAGGGTGGCTCAGACAGCCGCAGCGAACGGTTGGAGCGGCTGCGGGGTTTGTGCCAGAGCGGTCTGGAGCGCCTCTGGCTCGACACCGCTTTCCGTCTTGGCCATTACCTGCCCGATGACGCCCAGAAGGAGGTGAGCGGCCATTTCGTCACCCCCGATTTCACCTACCGGGAGGCGGGGGTGGTCGTCTTCATCGATGGCCCGCACCACGACCAGCCCCTGCAGCAGCGGCTGGATCAGCAGAAGCGCCAGGCCCTCAAGGATGCCGGCATCCGCGTGGTGGTCTTTGACCAGCACAGCGAGGAATGGCCCGAGGTGTTCCGCGAGCACGCCTGGCTGTTCGGGGAAGGCAAGGCGACTTCCCCCCGATCGTCAGCGGCCGAGAGGACGCCGCCTTCCTCAGGTGATGGTGGGACAGCCCAGAACATTGGCGATGCCTTCGATGCGGTGTTCGCTCAACACCAGCAACTGTTCGGGAAGGAGCCACAGCCATGA